The following are encoded together in the Ictidomys tridecemlineatus isolate mIctTri1 chromosome X, mIctTri1.hap1, whole genome shotgun sequence genome:
- the Morf4l2 gene encoding mortality factor 4-like protein 2, which translates to MSSRKQGSQTRGQQSAEEDNFKKPTRSNMQRSKMRGASSGKKTAAPQPKNLEPALPGRWGGRSAENPPSGSVRKTRKNKQKTPGNGDGGSTSEAPQPPRKKRARADPTVESEEAFKNRMEVKVKIPEELKPWLVEDWDLVTRQKQLFQLPAKKNVDAILEEYANCKKSQGNVDNKEYAVNEVVAGIKEYFNVMLGTQLLYKFERPQYAEILLAHPDAPMSQVYGAPHLLRLFVRIGAMLAYTPLDEKSLALLLGYLHDFLKYLAKNSASLFTASDYKVASAEYHRKAL; encoded by the coding sequence ATGAGTTCCAGAAAGCAGGGTTCTCAAACTCGTGGACAACAATCTGCTGAAGAAGACAACTTTAAAAAACCAACTCGAAGCAACATGCAGAGAAGTAAGATGAGAGGGGCCTCCTCAGGAAAGAAGACAGCTGCTCCACAGCCAAAGAATCTTGAGCCAGCTCTCCCAGGAAGATGGGGGGGTCGCTCTGCAGAAAACCCCCCTTCGGGATCTGTGAGGAAGACAAGAAAGAATAAACAGAAGACCCCTGGAAATGGAGATGGTGGCAGTACCAGTGAAGCACCCCAGCCCCCACGGAAGAAAAGGGCCCGGGCTGACCCCACTGTGGAAAGTGAAGAGGCGTTTAAGAATAGAATGGAAGTTAAAGTGAAGATTCCTGAAGAATTAAAACCATGGCTCGTCGAAGACTGGGACTTGGTAACCAGGCAGAAGCAGCTGTTTCAGCTCCCAGCTAAGAAGAATGTAGATGCTATTCTGGAAGAGTATGCCAATTGTAAGAAATCACAGGGGAATGTTGATAACAAGGAATATGCAGTTAATGAAGTTGTGGCAGGAATAAAAGAGTATTTCAATGTGATGTTGGGCACTCAGCTGCTGTACAAATTTGAGAGGCCCCAGTATGCTGAGATCCTTTTGGCCCACCCTGATGCGCCAATGTCCCAGGTTTATGGAGCGCCACACTTACTGAGATTATTTGTAAGAATTGGAGCAATGTTGGCCTATACACCCCTTGATGAGAAGAGCCTTGCATTATTGTTGGGCTATCTGCATGATTTCCTAAAATATCTGGCAAAGAATTCTGCATCTCTGTTTACTGCCAGTGATTACAAAGTGGCTTCTGCTGAGTACCACCGCAAAGCCCTGTGA